From one Sulfurirhabdus autotrophica genomic stretch:
- a CDS encoding 2Fe-2S iron-sulfur cluster-binding protein, whose protein sequence is MPTKLLFEDNTYDCNQNESVLDALIGHGVPVPHSCRSGSCQTCLMRATKGTPPESAQKGLKETLKAQNYFLACSCHPQEDMEIALPDADAGRFKATVKTVETLSHDIVCLGLHCEQPVDYRAGQFINLFKDSTLGRSYSLASVPTRDTHLKLHVRKVPEGRVSGWIHHQLKPGDSVEISQPIGNCFYVSGNPEQGLLLIGTGSGLAPLYGIALDAITQGHTGPIRLYHGSRNIEGLYLTEELRALAKQHPNFSYTPCISNTEFVAQEGYATGRALDVALADINGLSGWRIFLCGNPDMVKSAKKKAFLSGAAIKDIYADAFTLAAA, encoded by the coding sequence GCTTGATGCGTTAATTGGACATGGTGTGCCTGTCCCCCATTCTTGCCGCAGCGGCTCATGCCAGACATGCCTTATGCGGGCCACTAAAGGTACCCCGCCAGAATCAGCTCAAAAGGGTTTAAAAGAAACACTTAAGGCTCAAAATTATTTTTTGGCTTGTTCGTGCCACCCGCAGGAAGATATGGAAATTGCCCTGCCTGATGCGGATGCAGGACGGTTTAAGGCAACAGTCAAAACCGTAGAAACCCTCAGTCATGACATTGTTTGTCTGGGGTTGCATTGTGAGCAACCTGTGGATTACAGAGCCGGCCAATTCATCAATCTGTTCAAAGATTCAACGCTAGGGCGAAGCTATTCTCTGGCTAGCGTACCAACACGCGACACACATTTAAAACTGCACGTTCGCAAAGTACCGGAAGGACGCGTGAGCGGCTGGATACACCACCAACTCAAACCGGGCGATTCAGTAGAAATTAGCCAACCAATCGGGAACTGTTTCTATGTCTCTGGCAACCCTGAACAGGGGCTACTCTTAATTGGTACAGGCTCAGGACTTGCCCCATTGTATGGCATTGCTCTTGATGCGATCACTCAAGGACATACAGGGCCGATTCGGCTCTACCATGGCAGCAGAAATATAGAAGGGCTCTATTTGACAGAAGAGCTGCGCGCGTTGGCCAAGCAACACCCCAATTTCAGCTATACGCCGTGTATTTCAAATACAGAATTTGTTGCCCAGGAAGGATACGCTACTGGCCGCGCTTTAGACGTAGCACTTGCAGATATAAACGGACTTTCAGGGTGGCGTATATTTTTATGCGGAAATCCTGACATGGTAAAATCCGCCAAGAAAAAAGCTTTTTTGTCCGGTGCGGCAATAAAAGACATCTATGCAGATGCGTTTACCTTGGCTGCAGCATAG